Below is a window of Paenibacillus bovis DNA.
AGGCGTTACCTATGACATGGTGGACGGCAAACCGCAATTCAAGCCAGATGTGCTCAAAACGCTCAATAGCGATCGATCGGCTTTTGATACCAAGTACGGTGCTTCCCATAAATACTGGATGCAGATGAATACGAATATTACTGACCAGTGGAAGCCGGAAAGTGTAGAGCCGTTCAAGCAGATGGAAGAGTGGACCAAAGGCAAAACGGTCAGTCGCTCCGAGTTTGACCAGCTCAATCCGACCGGTAACTCGCCGGAGGGTATTATTAATACGAAAATCAGTCAGCTATGGGGCAAAACACTACCAAGACTGCTGCTGGCTTCCTCGGACGCCGAGTTTGACCAGATTTTCCAGGACTACTTGAACAAACGGGAAGAATATGGATTTGCCAAAGTACAGGCTTATCAGCAGGCTGAGTATGAGAAAAACCTGGCCAAGCTGAAAGAAAAATAATACAGCACGGCTCCTATAGGATCTACTATACGATTATCTTCCAGGCTAGTATACGGGTATCGTTCACCAGACAGATAGCTGGGTACAGTCAAGTAACAACAGCTACCATCACACAGCAGCAAAAAGACCGCCAAAGCAGTGAACTACACTGCTTTGGCGGTCTTTGTTGTTGTATTGTACAGATCCATAATCTATAGGATCGCATAGATCCCGTTTCGATAGGAATCCCGATCTTGCATGATCTTACATTACCTTTTGCATACGCAGCAGCTTTTCGAATGCCTGGATATTGGTATCAAAATCAGGCACACTCTGCGCTTCTTCTGCTGCCTGAACCAGTTGAACGACCAGATCATTGAATGGAGTCGGAATGCCTTTGTCCCTGGCGATATCCGGCACAACTCCATTGATATACTTGATTTCGGTTTTGCGTTTCTTTTCCAGATCCTGCAGCATGCTTGCTTTTAGCAGACGGGAAGGTTCCATCACCATACGGAACGTTTGAATTCTGCCGGGAATATCTTGTTCGCTGTGCAGTTCCAGGGAAGCGATATCGAATCCTCCCATTTTGGCAAAAGTAACATCGGCCGCATGTCCTGCCTTGATCGTCTCATCGGCAATATGAACCGCACTGGTGATCGCTGTCTCATGATCCAGAATATCGCCATACTCTCCGTTCAGTGCTGCCGACAGACCGCTAAAGGCATTGTTGATCAGCAGCTTCGACCATTTGGTACCTACCAGATTGTCAGAAACATGGGTTCCGCCTACCAGTTCCAGCACAGATTGAATGCGCTGAATCCGTTCGGTCATTTCACCATTTAGCTCACCGATCTGAAAAGCATAATTTTTGAACTGGGTATATTCGGTAGTCAATCTGGAGACGCCCGGTTCTATAAAGGTCGCTCCAAATTCCACCGAGCCTGCAATAACGCGCTGCTCGCCAACGATGGCAGCCACGTTTTGCTCGGGAATTCCGTTTTGCAGCGAACATACCACACTATCTTCATTCAGGAAAGGCAGCAGCTCCTGCAAAACTACATCGTTATACAGCTGCTTGGTCAACAGCAGCACCAGATCATATTTTCCTGATTTATGGTCTGGAATCACCGCTTTGACAGGAGCTGCGAATTCGGTTGTGCCGACTACTTTGGCACCTGTCTGATTCAGGGCATCTACATGTGCCTGATACGTATCGATCAATTCAATATTTACACCGCCGGCGCTCAGATACGCTCCGACGATCGTTCCGAGGGAGCCTGCTCCCAGTATAGCAACTCTCATCTTGTGTTCCTCCTTATTTATTCTCCAGATAGTTATAGACCGGCTGTGCGGCATTCAGGGTTAGATCGGTCAGGATATGAGACGCCGAGACAATCTCCCTTACCGGCAAATCAGCCAATGGGGCAAGTGCGTGTTCGAACAATTGCAGTCGGGCCGGGCCGCTCCAGGCGCCTTTGACGGTGATATCGGTAATCTGGGTGCGGACCAGATCGCATATCCGCAGCTCCCCTGCATAATCGGTAGCGATTTTCACCATAAAGGTCGGTCGGCAGATTTCCTGTCGTGCCGCTTCCTTGTCCATCTCAAAATGCTTGAAGCCCATTGTGGCTGTGGCTACACGCAGACTGCCGTAGTCCAGTGTGCCGACCAGCGTATCGGAATCGATATACAGCTTGGGCGCACCCAGCTTTTTGGGATAGGCGGTAAGTTCGCGTCCGCTGGCTATAGCCGGAAAGTTATCTACATACATGGAGTGGACATAATCGCCATCTTCGCCGTTGTAGCGAACCGGAATCACCTGTCCGGCTTCGGTATAAGCACCCAGTCCGGATACATCCGGCATCCACATGATTTCGAATTTCACCAGAGGGTCTACAATTTCCAGCGGTTCCGGAACGACTTCACGCAGTGCTTTTTCATCAGTACGATAAATAATATTCAGATATTCACGATTTACGAATTTGTAGGTTGGAACAGGGTAAGCCGGTGCTGTTAATGGAGTGTTGAAATTTTTGAAAATATTATTCATATCCATCTTCATCAGGACACGCTTCCTTTCACCCGTTTATTTGCTGTCAGAGACAGTAGTAGTTGTGATACGATATGTTTATTTTACGTCTTTATTTACATATAATCTAATACATAATAAAGTATAACTACATTTATCAGAATAAATAAGGAGCTGTTATCGATGGAACTGCTGCAGTTAAAATATTTCCAGACCGCTGCGTATACGGAGCATATTTCCAAAGCGGCTGCGCAGCTGAATATTGCCCAGCCTTCCCTGAGCCTAACGATCAAACGATTGGAAAATGAGTTGGGAACCAGCCTGTTCATACGCAAAGGAAGAAATATTCAGCTGAGTGCTTCCGGCAAAATTCTGCTCAAGCATGTAGACCGGATTTTTATGGAACTGGAAAATGCACAAAAGGAAATACAATCCGAGGAGCAGCTGATTACCAATACGATCCGGATCTCTATTTCCAATCCGCGCTTTCTCTCCAGACTGATCACCGAATATATCAATCGCTATCCGGATGCCCAGGTGCAGCAGGGGATCAAAATGAAAAGCGATATCATCTCCTGTCTCAAAAAAGGAGAAATTGATCTAGGGATTGCAGGTCATCCGACCGAAGACGAGGAAATCGAGAGCTGCCTGCTGGTCGATGAGGATATTGTGCTGGTTCTGCCTGTGAATCACCGACTGGCCGGACAATCGGAACTTTCACTGGCTGAAGTCGCACATGAGCCTTTTATCTCGCTTGCCGACAACGAGGAATACAGTGAATTTATCAAAAATCTGTGTGAACAGGCGGGCTTTGTCCCAAACAGCATTTTCGAAGTAGATTCGTATCTGCTCTCGGAAATTATCAAGGTCAACCAGGGCGTTACTTTGCTGCCGATTTCGGTCTGCAGACAGCTCCAGCTGGATTATGTTCAAATCGCCGATTTATCGCCTTCTTACTCGGTCAGTCTGTTCTGGGTAAGAGATAAATGGCTGTCCGATGCAGCCAGCAGCTTTCGCGATTTTATTATTCAGTACTATCGGGACAATCATGACATGTTCAAACTTCCTTAATAGTGAATAAGCTGTATTTTCCTGTTCGGGCAGACTCAGCTGTTGCCGCACCAAGATCAGAAGAACAGCCCAGATCTGTCCATAATTTTTTGCTCGTTTTATAATATATTGAGTTACAATAAAGAATATAATGTAAGCGCTTATATAAATAGGGAAGGAAGCTGCCGGTTTGAATTCATTGCGTAACAGGATACAGGAGATGTTCAGGCGCCTGAATGGACTATCGCTGCAAATTAGGTTGATTGTCGCCTACATCGTTGTTATTTTGCTGCCTACGGCAGGTATTTCCTATTATTCTTATCAGCAGATTAATACGACGTATATACAGGATACCCGTCTCAAAAGTATCGATACCCTGCAAAACGAAAAGCAGACTATTTTGACACAGATCGAGACGATGGAACGTGCCGCCCAGCTGGCCGTGTCGGACAAGGCAGTCATTCAGTACCTGACAGAGGATGAGGATGCTTCTACAGCCGAATTGATCGAATTCAATAACAATTCGTTTGCCCGTCTTGCCCAGATTCAGATTAATAATCCGGCGATTCTGCATCTCCGGCTGTATAGCAACAGCCCCAACACTTATGAGATCTGGCCGATTATTCTGCATGAAGATCGTACTGCCAATGCTCCATGGTACGGTCTGGCCAGAGGATTGGGCGACCGGGAAGCCTGGTATATGCAGCGAAGTGATCTGTCGCTCGATCAGGCTGACGGCAATCGTGTACTGGAACCCGATCCGCCCAAGCTATCGCTGCTGCGGGAGCTGGAGCTGCCGCGTGGTCATCATGCAGGCATGATCCAGGTAGATATGCGGCTGACCGATCTGGCTCCGCTGACGTTTGGACAGACGCAGGAAGAGAGCTCGCGTATGCTGCTGCTGGATGCGGGAGGCGGTCATATATCGTCTTATACGGAACAGAATCTGTATACCAAGCTGGCCGATCGGCTGCTCGCTACTGCCGATTCACAGAATAGTTCTGCCGCGGAATTGTCTGCCCAGTACAGAGCCGATGGGCAATCTTATCTGCTGACGAGTATTCCGGTAGAGCGGCTTGGTGCGCGGCTCGTCTATGCGGTATCCCTGGAGAAAATGCTGCAGGATACCGGGAGGGCACGTAATCTGATT
It encodes the following:
- a CDS encoding ketopantoate reductase family protein, coding for MRVAILGAGSLGTIVGAYLSAGGVNIELIDTYQAHVDALNQTGAKVVGTTEFAAPVKAVIPDHKSGKYDLVLLLTKQLYNDVVLQELLPFLNEDSVVCSLQNGIPEQNVAAIVGEQRVIAGSVEFGATFIEPGVSRLTTEYTQFKNYAFQIGELNGEMTERIQRIQSVLELVGGTHVSDNLVGTKWSKLLINNAFSGLSAALNGEYGDILDHETAITSAVHIADETIKAGHAADVTFAKMGGFDIASLELHSEQDIPGRIQTFRMVMEPSRLLKASMLQDLEKKRKTEIKYINGVVPDIARDKGIPTPFNDLVVQLVQAAEEAQSVPDFDTNIQAFEKLLRMQKVM
- a CDS encoding LysR family transcriptional regulator; translation: MELLQLKYFQTAAYTEHISKAAAQLNIAQPSLSLTIKRLENELGTSLFIRKGRNIQLSASGKILLKHVDRIFMELENAQKEIQSEEQLITNTIRISISNPRFLSRLITEYINRYPDAQVQQGIKMKSDIISCLKKGEIDLGIAGHPTEDEEIESCLLVDEDIVLVLPVNHRLAGQSELSLAEVAHEPFISLADNEEYSEFIKNLCEQAGFVPNSIFEVDSYLLSEIIKVNQGVTLLPISVCRQLQLDYVQIADLSPSYSVSLFWVRDKWLSDAASSFRDFIIQYYRDNHDMFKLP
- a CDS encoding acetoacetate decarboxylase; its protein translation is MDMNNIFKNFNTPLTAPAYPVPTYKFVNREYLNIIYRTDEKALREVVPEPLEIVDPLVKFEIMWMPDVSGLGAYTEAGQVIPVRYNGEDGDYVHSMYVDNFPAIASGRELTAYPKKLGAPKLYIDSDTLVGTLDYGSLRVATATMGFKHFEMDKEAARQEICRPTFMVKIATDYAGELRICDLVRTQITDITVKGAWSGPARLQLFEHALAPLADLPVREIVSASHILTDLTLNAAQPVYNYLENK
- a CDS encoding cache domain-containing sensor histidine kinase, which produces MNSLRNRIQEMFRRLNGLSLQIRLIVAYIVVILLPTAGISYYSYQQINTTYIQDTRLKSIDTLQNEKQTILTQIETMERAAQLAVSDKAVIQYLTEDEDASTAELIEFNNNSFARLAQIQINNPAILHLRLYSNSPNTYEIWPIILHEDRTANAPWYGLARGLGDREAWYMQRSDLSLDQADGNRVLEPDPPKLSLLRELELPRGHHAGMIQVDMRLTDLAPLTFGQTQEESSRMLLLDAGGGHISSYTEQNLYTKLADRLLATADSQNSSAAELSAQYRADGQSYLLTSIPVERLGARLVYAVSLEKMLQDTGRARNLIILATVGFIVLVSLITYVANSLILKNLRKLTQAMQQMRRGEFPPVVQVDGGGEIGELAYHFNRMNGTINGLIAQAVRKQALMKEAELRTLYSQIDAHFLYNTLENIKMLAEIEDQRQISDALTSLGGMMRYNFKWTGEYVKLEEELRHIRNYIDVMNIRYDDPVELELDIAPPDRELMLLKMSLQPLVENAFKHAWDESAEVRYLLIRSVQREDGVITIIVQDNGKGIPAPELEQLRARIREAGIRQEELHDERIVQTPNTAGIGLQNVERRIRLFYGEQYGLQIHSIAGLGTQVELILPKRIQAGGGS